ACCTCTCGCAAGAAAGTACAAATCACCAGCCAGGACAATGAAGAGACACAGGACATGTTGACTTTACCAAGTGAGGGCAGCGTTACACATGGCAGTAAGGAAATAGCGCCTACTGTATCCTCGGGTGAGGAGCTAGCCAAAGCAGAGTGCCCAGAGCCTGAGACAGAGGTAGCTGGCGACACATTGGCTGTCCCTTTTGCAGAGAATGTCCAAGTGGACCTGGTGGAAGACAGCCCTTCCTCCACCAAAGATGAGTGTGCTCAGTCTGTGCTTAGGGACTCTGTTGGCCCAGAGAGCCCTATGGAATCTGCTTCAGTTCCCCTCTCTGCCAGCACACCCCTCTCAGATGCTTCTGTAGGACCCCAGCACCATGTGAACGGGGACTTTAGCCGGCCTGCTGAGACCACTGACATtaatgaggaacttcagcaTTTGGCTGCCAGTCTCATCACTGAGGTCATTTCAGCGGCCCTACAGGAGGTCATAGAAAAAAGCAGCTACGAAATCTCTGAGGCAGCTAGCAGCTGTGCACTTGACAAAGAGCCCACGACAGTAGAACCAGTTTGCCAGAATGAGTCAAGCCACCTTTCTACAGGAGATGAGCAGGACTTCGCTATGCAGCCTCAGGATAaaaacactgaagaacaggaaACTGACACGAAGGAAGACGCACCGACTGTGTCCTCAGTTGTGGACCTGCCTAAAGCAGAGTGCCCAGAACCTGAGGCAGAGGTAACTGACGAGATATTGGCTGTGCCTTTTGCTGAAAATGTCCAAGTGGACTTGGTGAAAGACAGCCCTTCCTCCACCAGAGATGACTTGTCCTCCACTGCACCCAAAGCTGTGGATGAATGTACTCAGTCTGTGCTTAGGTACTCTGTTGGCCCAGAGAGCCCTATGGTATCTGCTTCATTTCCCCTCCCAGCCAGCACACCCCTCTCAGATGCTTCTGTAGGTTTCCAGCACCTAGAGAACGGAGACTTTAGCCAGCCTGCTGAGACCAGTGACAACACTGAGGAACTTCAGCATTTAGCCGCCAGTCTCATCACTGAGGTCATTTCAGCGGCCCAACAAGAGGTCATGGCAGTGAGCAGCTGTGCACCTTCTTTTAATGACGAGGAGCCCACGAAGGATGAGGACCtccacacatctcatgtgggaTCCTCTTCTCAAAGTCACACAGATGACATACAGGAGCAGGCAGCACAGATCGTAAAGGAGGTCATCAATGGCTGCCTTACTCCCCATGCATGGGAGAAGGCCAAGGATAAGCAGGAGCGTTTGGTGTCCTCTCAGGGACAGTTGACATCGACCCCGGTACTTCCCAAGCTTCAGGCTGAAGAGATCATAACTGCGACGGAGGACTCTGGATGTAGCACGTCCCAGTCAGAAGACGGCATCAGTGACAAGGACCTTCTTCTTGGCCCAGGTTTATTCTCAGCTGTGCCTGAGAGTATAGAGGAACCTATTCAGAATGCAGATTTCTTGACAGCAGAACCAGTTTGCCCACCAGTCACAGTGATGGCACATGGACAGCAAGACACTCCCTCTTGCACCATTGCAACTACCGATTTCCAACAGGACAACCCTGGGACTATCGGGAGGAGCCCCTCAGTCCCATTCTCAACCCTatcaaatttggtagaaaaatgTTCTCATAACAGACCAGACGCAGCTGCTGTAAGCACAGAGTCAAGCCACCTCTCTACAGAAGATGAGCAGGACTTCGCTATGCAGCCTCAGGATAAAAACACTGACGAACAGGAACCTGATATGAAGGAAGACGCACTGACTGTGTCCTTAGGTGTGGACCTGCCTAAAGCAGAGTGCCCAGAGCCTGAGGAAGAGGTAGCTGACGACATATTGGCTGTGCCTTTTGCTGAAAATCTCCAAGTGGACTTGGTGAAAGACAGCCCTTCCTCCACCAGAGATGACTTGTCCTACACTGCACCCAAAGCTGTGGATGAATGTGCTCAGTCTGCACTTGGGCACTTTTTTGGCCCAGAgagccctgtggtatctgcttCATTTCCCCTCTCAGCCAGCAAACTTGTCTCAGAAGCTTCTGTAGGTTCCCAGCACCTAGAGAACGGAGACTTTAGCCAGCCTGCTGAGACCGGTGACAACACTGAGAATCTTCAGCACTTGACCGCCAGTCTCATCACTGAGGTAAATTCCGTGGGCCAACAGGAGGTCATGGCAGTGAGCAGCTGTGCACCTTCTTTTAATGACAAGGAGCCCACGAAGGGTGAGGACCtccacacatctcatgtgggaTCCTCTTCATGTCACACAGATGACATACAGGAGCAGGCTGCACAGATCGTGAAGGAGGTCATCAATGGCTGCCTCACTCCCTATGCACAGGAGAAGGCCGAGGATAAGCAGGAGTGTTTGGTGTCCTCTCAGGGACAGTTGGCATTGACCCCGGTACTTCCCAAGCCTCAGGCTACGGAGGCCATACCTGCAGCGAAGGACTCTGGATGTAGCATGTCCCAGTCAGAGGACGGCATCAGCGACAAGGACCTTCTCGACACAGGTTTATTCTCAGCTGTGCCTGAGAATAAAGAGGAACCTATTCAGAATTCAGGgttctccacagcagaaccagtTTGCCCACCAGTCACAGTGATGGCACAAGGACAGTTGGGCACCCCCTCTTCTAGCAGTGCAACTGCAGACTCCGAAGAGAGCAGCCCTATAATGATCAAGCAAAATCCCCAAGCCCCAACTTCAACCCCATCAAATGCAGTTGAGAAAGCAGCTGCTGTAAGCACTAAGTCAAGCCACCTGCCTACAGGAGATGAGCAGGACTCAGCAACGCAACCTCAGTATCAAACAACTGATACACAGGAAACTGACACTAGCACGTGCCAGCCGGAGAATGCCACCAGCAGCAAGGACCTTCTCCTCAGCACAGCTGTGCCTGAGAGC
The sequence above is drawn from the Salminus brasiliensis chromosome 11, fSalBra1.hap2, whole genome shotgun sequence genome and encodes:
- the LOC140565726 gene encoding uncharacterized protein; translation: MALRYIVPGVLALVGCWWWYTSRKKVQITSQDNEETQDMLTLPSEGSVTHGSKEIAPTVSSGEELAKAECPEPETEVAGDTLAVPFAENVQVDLVEDSPSSTKDECAQSVLRDSVGPESPMESASVPLSASTPLSDASVGPQHHVNGDFSRPAETTDINEELQHLAASLITEVISAALQEVIEKSSYEISEAASSCALDKEPTTVEPVCQNESSHLSTGDEQDFAMQPQDKNTEEQETDTKEDAPTVSSVVDLPKAECPEPEAEVTDEILAVPFAENVQVDLVKDSPSSTRDDLSSTAPKAVDECTQSVLRYSVGPESPMVSASFPLPASTPLSDASVGFQHLENGDFSQPAETSDNTEELQHLAASLITEVISAAQQEVMAVSSCAPSFNDEEPTKDEDLHTSHVGSSSQSHTDDIQEQAAQIVKEVINGCLTPHAWEKAKDKQERLVSSQGQLTSTPVLPKLQAEEIITATEDSGCSTSQSEDGISDKDLLLGPGLFSAVPESIEEPIQNADFLTAEPVCPPVTVMAHGQQDTPSCTIATTDFQQDNPGTIGRSPSVPFSTLSNLVEKCSHNRPDAAAVSTESSHLSTEDEQDFAMQPQDKNTDEQEPDMKEDALTVSLGVDLPKAECPEPEEEVADDILAVPFAENLQVDLVKDSPSSTRDDLSYTAPKAVDECAQSALGHFFGPESPVVSASFPLSASKLVSEASVGSQHLENGDFSQPAETGDNTENLQHLTASLITEVNSVGQQEVMAVSSCAPSFNDKEPTKGEDLHTSHVGSSSCHTDDIQEQAAQIVKEVINGCLTPYAQEKAEDKQECLVSSQGQLALTPVLPKPQATEAIPAAKDSGCSMSQSEDGISDKDLLDTGLFSAVPENKEEPIQNSGNDDLNEMSGISKGSEKKEDGLQEDSDFAVVEKPVLTRDHVAAVCEAALLNGPGLQNGTSKAEAGQSGGHLMHMNCSDENSMSSADSCFTLRMGGQQSCSQASPSQSSELIEWEIEVPKHLVSRLIGKQGKYMNFLKQSSGAEVYVITLPHTEEFEICHVEGTQQQVDEVLALIGKKFRSFDLTNLHVLIPLPSLPTLDQVEQDIFSKVPVNV